From Burkholderiales bacterium:
AGGAAAGCCAAACCGATCGCACGCGGGATCGACTGCTGCAAAGCATCGTGCTCAAGTGCGCACCGACCGCTGCAAACCTTTGCGTCCTTTGCGTCCTTTGCGGTTAATTATGCTTTTGACGTGCTTCGGGGTTGATCAGATTGGGTGGAGTCGCACCCGTCAGCGCGGCGACCGCGTTCTTCGCGGCGGTCATCGCCATCGCGCGGCGCGTGGCTTCGGTGGAGCTGCCGACGTGCGGCGCGAGGACGACGTTGTCGAGGTCGAGGAATGCGGGATTGAGCTTCGGCTCGTTCTCGAACACGTCGAGGCCCGCGGCGCGGATCGTACCCTGCTTCAGCGCCTCGATCAGCGCGGCGTCGTCGACCACGCCGCCGCGCGTGGAGTTGATGAGGATCGCCGACGGCTTCATCTTCGCGAGCTCCGCCGCGCCGATGAGGTGGTGCGTCTCGGGCGAATACGGCACCTGGAGCACGACGAAATCGGACTGGCGCAGCAGGTCGTCCAGGCTCACGAGCGTCGCATTGAGCTTCGCCTCGATGTCCGGCTCGACGCGCTTGCGGTTGTGATAGATCACTCGCATGTCGAAGCCGCCCGCGCGCCTGGCGATCGCCTGCCCGATGCGGCCCATGCCGACGATCCCGAGCGTGGCGTGGTGCACGTCGACGCCGAGCAACTGTTTGAGCCGCCATCCGGTCCAGTCGCCGTTGCGCACGTAGCGCTCGACCTCGGTGATGCGCCGCGCCGCTCCCAGCATGAGCGTCCACGCGAGGTCGGCGGTGCTGTCGTCGAGCACCCCCGGCGTGTTCGTCGCCAGCACGCCGCGCGCGGTGCACGCCGCGACGTCGATGTTGTTGTAGCCGACCGCGATATTGGCGACGACTTTCAGATTCGGACAGCTCGCGATCAGCGCGGCGTCGATCCTGTCCGTGAGGCTGCAGACGATCGCGTCCTTGTCCTTCGCGCGCTGCACGAGCGCGTCCGGCGTCAACGCGACGTCCTCCTGGTTCGCTTCCACTTCACAATGCTGCGCGAGAAATTCGACGGTTTCATCGAAGACTTCGCGCGTCACCAACACCTTCGGCTTCTTGCCCACCCGTTCACCCGTTCACTCGTTCACCCGTTCACGGCTGTTCACGGGCGGGGTCCAGATATTACGACACCGCGTCTCGCGTATAAACACAGCGCCGGCCAGCCCGGTGCACGTGAAGAGCGCGAGCACCGCGAGCGCCGCACGATAATCGCCGCTGGTGTCGAGCACCCAGCCGACCAGCGGCTGCAACAGGCCGGCCGAGAGGAAGCCGCCGACGTTGACGAGGCTCGTCGCCGTGCCTGCGTAGCGCGGCGCGTTCACCTCCTTCGCGCACGCCCACGACAGCGAAAACCCGCTGAATACGGCTCCCGTGGTCAGGGCGAGCGGATACGTCCAGCCGTGCGCGACGCCGGCGATCCACAGCACCCAGCACGCGAGGTAGAGCGCGCCCGAGGCGATGATGAGGGGCCGCCTGCGCTGCATGCGGTCCGACCACCAGCCGACGAGCACGGTCGAGCACGCATACCCCGCGAGTATCAGGCTGGTGTGGCGGCTCGCCTCGACGGCGGTCATGCCGTACGTCGCCGTCAGGAACGGCACCGCCCACAGGCCGACGAAGCTCATGTTGACGCCCGACAGCCCGAAGTTCACCCAGAATCCCGGCCACGTCGCGCGGTTGCGCACGACCGCCGCGAGGCCGCGGTACCACGGCTCGGCGTCGTCGTGCCGGGTGTCGCGGGGCGCGGGGGCGTCCTGCACCATCCACAGCGTCAGCAGCGCCAGTGCGAGCGATACCACGCCGATCGCGCCGAAGACCGCGCGCCACGACACGAGCGTGATCAGCCACGCGAGCGGCACGGTCGCGGCGAAGGCGCCGGCGATGCCCACCACGTTCGCCCACGCGGTCATCGTCGCGAAGCGGCGCTCCTCGAACCAGCTCGCGTTGAGCTTCATCACGCACACGAACGCGACCGATACGCCGAGGCCGATCAGCGTGCGGCCCGCTGCGGCCATCGCGAGATCCGGCGCGGCGGCGAACATCAGCGAGCCCACGCCGGCGAGGAACGAGCCCGCGGCGAGCGTCAGGCGCGGACCGAGCGTGTCGGCGAGGACGCCGGTCGGGAGCTGCATCAGCGCGTAGACGTAGAAATAGGTCGCGGCGAGCGCGCCCAGCGCGGCGCCGCTGACGCCGAAGGCGTGGGTGAGCTCGCCCGCGAGCGCGGCGGGCGCGACGCGATGGAAGAACGACAGCCAGAAGGCCGCCACGCCGAGCGTGAAGACCGCCCGGCGCAGCCGCGAGGTCACATGGGCAGCCAGGCCGCTACTTGTACAGCACCTGCGGCAGCCACAGTCCGATGCCCGGGAACATGTACAGCATGAACAGCGCGATAACCTGTATGGCCATGAAAGGCATCATGCCGGCGAAGATCTGGTTGAGCGTCACGTGACTCGGGGCGACGCCCTTCAGATAGAACGCCGCCATCGCGACCGGCGGCGAGAGGAAGGCGGTCTGCAGGTTGAGCGCGACCAGCAGTCCGAAAAACAGCGGGTCGATGTGGAAGTGCGGCAGGAGCGGGATGAAGATCGGCATGAAGATGACGATGATCTCGGTCCATTCCAGCGGCCAGCCGAGGATGAAGATGATCGCCTGCGCGAGCAGCATGAACTGCACCGGCGAGAGCTCCATCGACAACACCCACTTCTCCACGAGCTCCTGTCCGCCGAGCAGCGCGAACGCCGCCGAGAAGATCGCCGAGCCGATGAAGAGCCAGCACACCATCGCGCTCGTCTTCGCGGTGAGGAACGAGGACTCCTTCAGGATCCCGCCGAGCTCGCGCAGGCCGCTGCCGATCGCGCTCGACTTGGGTCGGCCCGGCGGCACCGTGCGGAATTTCTCGATCATGCGATAGGCCACCGCGAGGACGAATCCGCCGAAGGCGCCGACGGCTGCGGCTTCGGTCGGCGTCGCGAGCCCGAACACGATCGATCCGAGCACCGCCAGGATCAGCAGGGCCAGAGGGAAAAACGATGCGAGCAGCATCTTGAAGACCTGCAAGCGCTCCCAGGTCCACAGGAGATAGACGACGACGAGGATCACGACGAACACACCGAGTGTGATCCAGAACCACTCCGGCGTCGGCTGCCGCTCGGCCGCGCTCGCTTTCACGTCGGGAACCTTGGCGACGTCGGGCGCCGGCGCAGGCGTCCCGGGTGGCGCGGGAGCGGGCGCGGGCTCGGCTTTCACGTCCGTGCCCGGGGGCGACCCGGTGAGTCCGCCCGCGCTCGCCGGCGGCTCCGACACACCCCCGGCGGGCGGCGGCTCGGCGAGGCCCGTGCCGCTCTC
This genomic window contains:
- a CDS encoding D-glycerate dehydrogenase; this translates as MGKKPKVLVTREVFDETVEFLAQHCEVEANQEDVALTPDALVQRAKDKDAIVCSLTDRIDAALIASCPNLKVVANIAVGYNNIDVAACTARGVLATNTPGVLDDSTADLAWTLMLGAARRITEVERYVRNGDWTGWRLKQLLGVDVHHATLGIVGMGRIGQAIARRAGGFDMRVIYHNRKRVEPDIEAKLNATLVSLDDLLRQSDFVVLQVPYSPETHHLIGAAELAKMKPSAILINSTRGGVVDDAALIEALKQGTIRAAGLDVFENEPKLNPAFLDLDNVVLAPHVGSSTEATRRAMAMTAAKNAVAALTGATPPNLINPEARQKHN
- a CDS encoding MFS transporter, encoding MTSRLRRAVFTLGVAAFWLSFFHRVAPAALAGELTHAFGVSGAALGALAATYFYVYALMQLPTGVLADTLGPRLTLAAGSFLAGVGSLMFAAAPDLAMAAAGRTLIGLGVSVAFVCVMKLNASWFEERRFATMTAWANVVGIAGAFAATVPLAWLITLVSWRAVFGAIGVVSLALALLTLWMVQDAPAPRDTRHDDAEPWYRGLAAVVRNRATWPGFWVNFGLSGVNMSFVGLWAVPFLTATYGMTAVEASRHTSLILAGYACSTVLVGWWSDRMQRRRPLIIASGALYLACWVLWIAGVAHGWTYPLALTTGAVFSGFSLSWACAKEVNAPRYAGTATSLVNVGGFLSAGLLQPLVGWVLDTSGDYRAALAVLALFTCTGLAGAVFIRETRCRNIWTPPVNSRERVNE